In the genome of Labrus bergylta chromosome 7, fLabBer1.1, whole genome shotgun sequence, the window GAGTGTCTCCTCCTGACggggaaacacagagacagactaAGTATCATGAATGCATGACAAACGGTGACCTAACCCACTAATTACGCCTCTTTAGCACACCTTTAAAAGCTCAATTCActggattgaaaaaaaaaaaaagacttccaaACTCTTCAATGACTGAAATATCTGGACGGATTTTTCAATAAATTAATGCGTGTTTGTTATTTTCAACATGTCCCACACCTGGTACATTGGGTTTTCttatttgtctaatttcttcctccatctttcatcctcttcttcctcattttaaccTACCTACTCTCACTTTTGTTCACCAGCTTTACATCTTTGAGTTGAGTCTTTAGTTCAGGTTCTTTAAATTTATGGCAAAGACAAACCAACATTATTGTACAAATCAGTTGGCTgcttattttaatcatgttttacCATTTACATGGTAATTGAGTCAACCCTGCTTTATCTTAAACGCTACAGCTTCATGTTATCCTCACCTGCCAGCGCCCACTCTCCAGAGCGGTGGCTGTGACCGCTGTAGAAGATGACGTAGGTGTCGTGGCGAGGCCCGTCAGGTGTACGGAGCTCCAAGAAGGATTTGATTTTGGCCTGCAGAGCCTCCAAGGTCACCCCGCTGGTGGAATAGTCGCAGCCGAAAGTCTCAATGAAGTGATGGGCGAAGAAGCGCTGCACATTGTTCAACATGCCTGTAGAGCGTTTGTTCAGATCATGAACCTGGTCAGGAGGCAGCAGCATGGGCTGACCATCAGgactgagacagacagagaggaaacacaggaggtgaTTAATCATGTCTGTTTGGATCAGTCATGCAGCACAGGTCAGAGGATGTATGATGCATTAAAGACAACTTCATGAATACAGTGAAAGAGTAGCATTACAACTCATTGGTTTTTAAATTCTCAGCCAACACTGACTGAGGGAATTATAAATGCTCAATGCCATTAATGCTGGATATGGAAGGTAATTATTCCCAACAAGTCTGCAAGTATTAAATCACAAGCTACCTGCAGTAGTTGGTAGGGATGACCACTGCATAGCCCACACAGGTTCCTCCCAGGCTGTTCCCGAGCTCATGGAAAAGCCCGTGAAAAAGAGACTCCAGAGGCAGGACGAGTAGAAACAGGCTGACAAAGATACTGCTGGAGGCCTGCAGAGCACAGTCATTACTTCTAACCAGTTCACAGGAGTATAAAAGATCAATGAAAAATGCTGTAATATGAACCTACTTGCAGTTCTGCAATAGTTTGGGAAATATAATGAATGAACCTAGCGTAGAAaaactccattaaaaaaaaaagttattgatgTGTTATAGGAGGGATTTATAAGTAACAGTTAACGTTGTTACATTTTAACAACACAATGCAATATTAATATTACAGTATGTGAGACCCACCCTCAGACTGTCCcataattaaaatcagttatcCTCATCTTATGTCCCACAACTCCTTCATATGATAGTAGTCTAAATGGACATGAGGTGAATAAGGAAATGAGGAAGAACAATATTCAAAATGACTTTGACTTTATAACTGAATATGTGGTTTCCCTTTAAATTAAGCAGATAGTTTAAACACACGTTGTCCTCAAATCACGAGTAAACACCGGCCAGAAACGGAAGAAACTGCTGGACAAAACGCAAACTGCTGTCTTTATTTACTGActgttatatttttaaatctgcgTGGACATGACAGCATTTCTCAACCACAAATTAAAACCCTGTCACGTCCACACAGAACAAAGTAAGACTCAAGAACTACTTCGCTCTGTGGTACCAGCTGGATACATGCCCCTTTGTGATGCTCTCTGCTGTGGCAACTCTTCACAAAGAAGACAAGTTATAGAAATATTTTTCGGGCAGCGCCTACCTGCCAACagagaacagccacagcaacaGTCGACACCAGAGTGAGGAGCACCAGGCGTTCAGAGATGAGGCAGAAATGCCTCATGCCCTTTGACGCCATCACTTTGTCCAGACTGTTGACCTCTGCCCCCTGGAACAAGCAGAGCCTCTGGCAGTCACTGAGTTTGCTGTGAAAGCCCCAGACTGTGATAGCAAACACCATGTGGCAGATGAACCAGAAGAGCGCACAGAGGACAAACACCGGGATCATCAGGTACCACTGGTGCAGGTCTGTCAGCTTCCGTGCAGCCAGGGACACGAAGGTCACCTCCAGCGCCAGCAGAGGAAGGAGTGACAGCCGGTGCCAGAGGCGCCTCCGCACCAGGAAGGGCTGCCAGCGCTCGGTCACGGAGAGCCCGCTGAAGTAGACGTCCAGCAGGGGGTCACAGATGAGCTGGCCGAAGAAGCAGGCGAGGGCGAAAGGGTTGGTGGCGATGTTGAGAGACTTGAAAAACAACACGCCGGTGACCACAGCGAAGCAGACCAAGTTGGGAAGAGCCAAGAGAGCCTTCATCCGGAGGGCAATCATGAGCATGCCCAGCGCCACCAGCAGCACCATCACACTGAGGGACTTCTGGATGAGCAGGGCCGTGCTGGCGGCGGCGAACCCCGCCAGCTCCAGCCGCTCCGCCGAGGTGAGGAACGCAGGACGGTACCTTGTGCAGCCGAGCAGCCGGTCCAGCAGCGCCCACAGCGTCCTCAGAGCCACACTGGCCAGAAGCAGGTAGTCGGTCACCTGCTCCTTCAGGTCGCTCTCGACGGCGGGGCCGCTGAGGAAACACTGCAGCCCCAGCAAGAAGCCGAACAACAGGTGGAGGAGGCTGAGGCTGCACCTCTCCATCCTGAAGAAGTACACCGCACTTGCTACTGCGACGACGGCGAGAGCCAAAACGAAAATGACAAGGAGAGTGGACTCCGCAGTCTTCTCCCAGCGCGTGTACAGCCCCAAGCAGAGGGCCACGAGCAGGTTGAGACCGGACAGGTAGCCCAGACACCGGACAGACGACCACATGCTCACCTCTCCGTTGACCTCCTCCAGCCGGGTCATCGCTGCGCGGAGGCAGTGGCTGACACAGTAGCGTAGAAAACGACACATTTTTGATTCTACACTGAAGCCAGAAATAGGCACTTTTAATAGTCTACAGCCGGTTGAAGgtccattaaaataaaaaccatgtCGCTACACCAAACCAAAGTTCAGCTAGCTAACTTGTTGAAAAGTGGCTAGCTTAGCCACACTCATCTTTGCTCCCGGTCAGCGTCGCGGAAAACGCTTTTACATCACAACTCTCCTTGTTTGTGctctttcagtttgtttgtttttccgaTACCTGGATGAAAATGTCCGAGACTCCGTTGTAGTTGACATAAcagtttcaaaaaaaaaaaaaaaagtttgtcacGTCAAAAGTTTGTAGACACGGGCGCCATGACGCTTACTTTGACTACGGCAAGCGTCAAGGGTCAAACCGTGGTGGGTTAAACCCGTAGTATCTACAGTCTATGAGCAGGGGTGGGGCACACTggcgctccccccccccccattaaccctcaatgtggccctcaggttaattttttacacatcaatgaattggaaacatgaagaaaatgtgacaaaatctgccgtgaaatcatgaaaaccagaaatatgtccatgataatatttgatcactggcatatgttgagttaaattggagacataatagattttttttaatataattgatTTATAGTTGATCATTTTTGTATACTACATTTTGGCCCTTTGGCAGGGAGAATTAATTGAATGTGGCGGTTGTCGTGACCGAAGTTGTCCATCCCTGGTCTACAGTCTATGGGTCCAAACAAGAGAGGATACAtccatattttaaatattctcatttattCTCAGTTTGTATTGTACAGATATACTCACTTAAAACCTCAATTAAGTCCGATTCACCTGGATTTACATTGTTTGGTCAAGAATTAATTTACACactaattgttttgttttggcaaAATAGGACCAGCTCTGTTTATTCCGGTTTCTGATCCAGATATGACCGGTTCCCACAGTAAGAGTTAATTCTGCCTTCTGCTGCAGCACCTCTGTCTGTCTACAGTGCTCAAGTATAAGAGAACCATTATGTGCTCAAATTATAAGCAAGATTTTGAAAAACACTTAAGCCATGAGTCCAAGTCTACACAGGTCAACCAAGCCCTCTAAGAAAGTTTGTGCATTTTAATATCCCACCCCCCCTCTCCTAATTTCATAATGATAAACTGTATTGTTTTAAATACAAACCTGAAACCTTTCAAGTAAGAAAGGTATtagtttttaattgaattttccCATAAACTTcaccaccttgttttttttttgttttttttttagggttaaATGTTCCCCTTCTGCAGATGTTTACAATAGTCTATCAAAACACATTCTAACCAATGACCCCATCTTTGCCTGAGTAATACATCTGTTTACCCCcttcattttcatgaaaagcagTAGAGTAAATGTTCTAAGAGAAGTACCcatcacacaaaaaacacacggGCACCTTatgtttacattcatttataaaagagagaTACAACCATACTGTAAGCACACATTGTTCTGCTTTGTTGAAAATGTAGATAATGTCGATGAACCATCTCATGCAAATGGACAAAAGGAAACACTGGAAGACAAATGCACCATTAAATCACAAAAAACCCTTCTTAAAAGCCTGATTATGTATGttattgtgaagaaaaaaaaattctgtggaaaataaagaggagacatcagagagagagagaaagttgaaTTAACTGGAAAATGAAACGGGAATGGCAACAACACACTGCATTACACCAAAACTGTTAATGTTTCTAGTTATCcataatgacaaataaaaagGGATAGTTGAATGTACTGTTTggccaaagaaaaaaacttttgtttCAAGGTGTGAGTTTTAACTTTCTGCAACATACAGTAAATAGGAACAAAGAAGGCACCTCGATTCACTGGTATTATTTCACGGGCCCCTCGTACTGGTTGTAAAACTTTCTTTATAGGAAAATAAGTACATTTCGTGGCACCCTTTGGGATCAATTATAAAGTGCCactgacaaaaagaaacacatcaacaaTTCATTCCTTCATTCACACTGATAATCCCAACCAGAGCCACACATTCAGCCTGTTCAGGGACAGGCAGGAACACACACTTACAATTCACCAGGTAGTGTCTTTTGCTAAAATCTCCCCATGTAGGATACATTAGGATCAGGTCTCGCTTATATTGCTAAAATCTGGATTATCACCTGTTTCAGAGGTTCCGTACGACAAAACAGTTAATTAGTGCAAATTTCCTCTGTCAGAGGTGAATTTCCTCACTGAGGAGCGTTTTGGAGGCAGAGCACTTGTATTTTCACATCAAAGTTACAAAGTTGTGTCAATAGATACGGGTGCTGTGTATTACATTTGATATGGGTCACTGACTTGCAGTGTTGTAATATTTCTCGGCCTGGCAAACAGAAAGGTATCTGAAATCTAACAGGAGATAGATCAATATCAGGACAACAAGGAGGAAGAAAGTCTGTAATACCTACTCTGAAACACTCGTACCTTGTCACACATGAATCTACACAGTTACAATTTCACATTAGTAAACTAGTAATACTCCTACCATATGgttctgaaatgtttaaaatgctaCAAATACCACTTCCTTGTAAAAGATACACAAATCATTCAGATGATGCCATATTCAAAAATGGCATTGCCACACTCAACACTGGACAACACCAATGTTTTGACTGTCGAGAATATATATTTCtaacccattttttttaatttttttttgtcttggaaAACTAAATGCACATCAAGAAGTTTGAGAAAGTGGAGCTGCATGGCTGTGACAGAAGCAAAGCGTACCAGTCGAGTCACTTCATCTCAGTCTCTCCAGTGCAATCAAAACTCCTGTTACTCTGTTCTGGTTGCTGTATGTATTTGTCTTTTGTACTAAGTCGCCT includes:
- the tmem168b gene encoding transmembrane protein 168, producing MCRFLRYCVSHCLRAAMTRLEEVNGEVSMWSSVRCLGYLSGLNLLVALCLGLYTRWEKTAESTLLVIFVLALAVVAVASAVYFFRMERCSLSLLHLLFGFLLGLQCFLSGPAVESDLKEQVTDYLLLASVALRTLWALLDRLLGCTRYRPAFLTSAERLELAGFAAASTALLIQKSLSVMVLLVALGMLMIALRMKALLALPNLVCFAVVTGVLFFKSLNIATNPFALACFFGQLICDPLLDVYFSGLSVTERWQPFLVRRRLWHRLSLLPLLALEVTFVSLAARKLTDLHQWYLMIPVFVLCALFWFICHMVFAITVWGFHSKLSDCQRLCLFQGAEVNSLDKVMASKGMRHFCLISERLVLLTLVSTVAVAVLCWQASSSIFVSLFLLVLPLESLFHGLFHELGNSLGGTCVGYAVVIPTNYCSPDGQPMLLPPDQVHDLNKRSTGMLNNVQRFFAHHFIETFGCDYSTSGVTLEALQAKIKSFLELRTPDGPRHDTYVIFYSGHSHRSGEWALAGGDTLHLDQILEWWRDKNGSACSRLIFVLDCDNSSPWVTAVKRVEGLYVAVQGATLARVTDVELQDPPQLGDFTAQWVEYNCNSNSAIQWSERGRAVSATYGISKHWSDYTLHLPTGSDVTNHWSLYFPRMTYPVVQLALWCGGLNLLWLCCVCLRCLKRVKLNCFPPAILDTGQGFKLVRS